ACCGGCGGCTAATAACTGTTATACAATTACACAATTAAAAATTGCACTTATTATGAACGGGTGGGAACTGGAAAAACCGAATGAGGATATTCTTTTTGGTAAAAAGAAGCGTATAAAAGAATATGCACAGCAAAATCCGCTTGCCGGGACCGATAAAAAAGGCGATGTTCTTCTGATCATACGCAAATATCACCCTTCGCTAAATTGTAGTCCTGACGATCCGCTTTACCGTTCGGACACCTACCGGATGTGCCTGGCCTATTACGATGCCATGAGCTATTCTTACTTTGAGCTGCCAAGTGGTTTGCACTACACAGGTGTAGAGGCCCGGATAGATAAGAACACCGGCAAGGCTATCATCACTATCCATGCGGATGGTATCAGCCGTACAACCAATGTAACTGAGCTTTACCAAAAACTCAGCAATACCACACCGATGGACGAAGACGCTAAGATGGCCGCTTTTATCAGCCTGGATAATACCGTAAATACGGTAAAAAGAGCCGCAATTGAAGTAACAGAGGTGCAATCAGAAATTTTAGGCACACTACTGCAAGATGAGCAGTTTGATGACTGGTGGATATCAGCGCCAACGGCTATTCCCTACCTCGACGGGCAGGCCCTTATCTTCACCTATACAGACTTTAATCCGGCGGAGGATAAGGCATTTATTACCGAGGCCGATGAAACCATCCGAAATTTTTTGTCACTTACTGCTATTGACCGGCTTGCCGCATCAGCGCACGTGTATAAAAACTGTATGGAGTTTTTAGATGCTATTGGCTACAACGAAGAAGAGGATGCGCTATGGAAGATCAAAGACCCTCAGCAAATTTGGCGACAAGTGCGTTATAACCAGTGCTATGTTAGCCGCGAGCCTTATGAGGACCAGCAGGTGTATTTGCGGCTCAGCTGTGAGTGTAATTGGGAACAGGAGCATGGTTTGCAACTCGTTTTTAACAAGCAGGGCAAACTGGTAAGGGTAAGCGCCGAAGATGGGGATATCCTCGGATACGAGGGAGACGGCATGATTTCCTAAACTTAACGATTAAACAGTAAAAGTTGGAACTCTTTAACTCAGCAGCAAGATCAATAGCATGGCACAGCACGCAATTGAAGATCTAATTGAGGAAACAGTTTATCTGATAGATAAGGCAGACGCGCCCGATCGACAGAAACGCGAACGGCTGGTATCACTTTACAGCGTGCAAGCGCTTTATGATACCGGTTACACATATTTCAGGGTGATCGATATTTTACTAAAGTATCGGTTTGTTTATCGGATGTTGTTAAGCGATCAGCCGGATACTTACCAAAGCTTTGGAGGAAATACTGGCTGGATAAAAAATTATGTGACTGATGAAGATGCGTATGCCATGCATGACGACGGGCAAATATACCTATACATTGATGCGGGGAGCCGTAATTGGGCAAGATTGTGCGACGCCGGATTACTAAATGAAAACGATTGCAAACCTGTTGCAGCCTCCCCTGCCCTGCAAGTTATTAATGACTTATTGCAGGAGGCGGAAAAGCAGCAACGGTTAGATCTGATTACGAAATGGTATGGCTTGCTGGTAAATAGTTATCTGGATGGCACACTGGGATCCAATGAAGGATTAAGTGACAATTTTGATGATTGTTTGCGAAACCCGGAATTGTTAAACATAAGAGAGATAGCGAGGCGAAACAAGGTTAAGCGAAATAAAAGGTTGGATGAAGACCTGATATTACCGCTACTTGCCGATGAGGTGACAACGTCAGATGGACCGGAAAAGGAATACATCGCCCGTTTATTTCTGGAGCTGCGTAAAACACCGCAAGCGCTACAAAAAGGATTTGAGCAAGCATGTAAAGCACGCGAAAATGGCGCTAACCTAACCGGTGAACTATTAAATGGCAGCCTGAATACGCTGATGATAGCTTCAGGCTGGGCAATTGCACCTCAACCCGCACTCAATATCTGGTTGTGGTATAAAGATGTATCAGCGGGCCGTAGGTTTGCATGGGTTATATATGAAGATGATAATAAAGCGCTGATAGCCTACCAAGGGTTGCAACATAAACTGCTCCTAAAATGGCAGCAGCGCAAAGCAGATACCGAACTGGCTCATCTTCACTTTTATCAAATGGCTATTGCATCGGTACCTGAAGACAGATTGCAGGACAAGAGAATTATACACCCGCATGGCGGCTGGCATTTTGACGCAGGTAAACCCCGAAAAACGCTTCAGGCAAATATTGATCATTTGGTAAATAGCCTCGCGCTGGCCGAAACAGCTTATTTTAATTATCTGGATGCTCATTTCCCCGAAGCTTACTTTACGCACGACCCGCAGGAACTGGTGCTTCTTGCTGAAGAAGGGGTTGATGGTACCGGAGTGGTTCCGGAGCACGTGTTATTTGACAGCGCTTACAGCATACTGCTTGTATTTGCATATCACTATCACGCTGCTAATGAGCCGGGCCATGCTAAGCTAATGCTTGATCTAGTTGAGGAAAAACTGAAAAATAAATCCAGACGAAACGCTTACGACGAGCGTTACCTATTACCCTTATTAATGGCAAGTCATAACGGACGGCTTTCTCAGCCTATGCCACCTATTTATCATCATTTATTAATGAAAAGCTTACTTTGATAGGTTACCTTTTAAATAATAAATATTTATAGAAAATGTTTTTAAAATCCAATGCCGTACAAAAAGCGATATCATCAAGATTAGCATGTTTAAATAAATGCTTTAAAATTTTTTGCTTCTTTTTGCTATGCTCTGCTACAAATGCTTATGCGGGCTGGTATGAGTGTTATAATTTTAAAGGTAACGTTGGCAGTATGCCAATCACACTTTCGTTACAGATAAGGAAGGGTTATTTCGGTGAGCCCTCTAAAAAGAATTTTAACGCCATAGGTATTTACAAGTACGACAAATACAATTCTCCAATAAGGCTGGAGGGTATACTTGATGAGCGCAGCAAACGGGTTACGCTGTATGAACTTTCGGGTAAAAAGTATTCGGCTGTCTTCAGTTTCGTCTTCTCAGAAAATAAATGCAACAGATCATGGCAAAATATGACTACCGGAAAAAAGTTACCTGTTGATTTGGTATTTTTATCTAAGCTGGCCGATCTGGAACTGGAGCAAGCGTTCTCAAACGTTGATATTATGCAAGCGCAGTCTTTACCGGGATTTTACTTCCAGGGGAGTTATAAAAAAATAAAAGGCATTGATAGAGCTATAATGAATAAATTGAGGATTTTACGAAAAGGCGACGGGAAGCTGTTTCAAACCATCGATCTATCAAATACAGAGGAACCTACTGGCAACCTTATGACCATTATATTTGATAACTTAGAAGTGGTGAATGCGGGCAAGCAAACCATAGGTCTTTCCCGTAACATAGGAAATGATCAATCTCCTTTAATCATTAAATGGAGTGCCAGGTTGAAACGCTTTGAATACGATGAATCCTCAGGCCATTGATATAGAATAAAATATCTTAATTATAAAGGAAAGTGCCTTTACAGATAACCTTACCCGCAAACATTTGTTATAAGGCCTTGTCGCTAAAATAACTTAATAATGTTATGGTTTATCCCAAATGGTTTCAGGATATGTAATATTTACTTCATATTTATCATACCGTATAACGTTTTTCTGTACGCCTGAAGATGCCGTTTCCTGAAAAGGCAAAAGCAAACCATTGCTCGTACGCAAGTCTTTGTAAACAGAGCTCGATACCGACTTTCCTGCGTTATTTGCTTCGCCCACGAGCTGAAATTCTTCGTTGAGCATAAATACAAATTGCTTACCGTCTTTCACGGTTGTTATGGCGTTTCCTGCCTTAAAGGCCTTGATGTTTTTTATGGACAGTCTTCGCAGTTGTTCCTTACGAAGCCCGAGAATACCGGAGCTGAATGCAGCCCTCATTTCGCTAACACGGTTAGCCGGCAACTGACTTATTTTGTCTTGTTGCCACATCCAGCCCTTTTGCCCCTCAACCTGTTCCACTTGCACCAGTTTTTCATTCTGTCTAACTTCAAGCCTTAACCGCTGCCCGGCTATATCTACATAACTGTTGATCTTTAATCCCTGCATGGTTGCAGTAAAACCTATGAATTTTAAGTCATCCAATATTGTGCCTCCATGTACTGCATTGGCTTTAAGCAGCATTTCTTTAGGGTCAGTTACAGAGGTAGTTTCAGTTGTTCCGGTACGGTTGCTTTTACTTTCAGCAATTGCCGCATTACCGGTCTTATTTCCAGCTGTACTTTTATCTTCCTGCCCTTCTTTATTTTTCATAAAAAAGATTCCGCCATCGATAACGGCCATAATGGGTTTATAAGCTGGTCTGCAGAAAAACGAATGGGTTTCCGTTTTACCGTTATCAAATTTAAGCGTCAGGAGCCCTTTGTTAATTGTATACGTACCTTCCCCGCTGCTTTTACGGCTGCTGCCACCGCCAACGTTACCTATTACAGCCGTTGCCCTTGCCTTGTTATTACTAAAGTGGCCTTTCCCGTCAAACCGCAGTGTATTATCTGTGCCAACGCCTACATATACCGTACCGCTGCTGCCTCCGCCGGAGCTGCTCATTTTACTAAACTCATAAACGCCGGCAGGTATACTGGAATCACTTGGCTGGTAAACCAGTGAATAACCTCCGGCGTCTATATTACCGTCTGAATCCAGCTTGTATTGATGTGTACGACCACTTTTAGTAAATTTTAGCGTGATGTTTTTACCCGATACGGTGTAGCTGCCATCAACGCGGGTTTTCCAGTCTGTTTCTTCAAGCTTATCGGTAAACGTACCGTTCGGACGGAACAAAAATGCATTATCATACCTATCCATTCCGCCGCCCATTACAGCCGAAGGAACAACTTCCAGGCCGGCATAAACTCCATTTAAAGTTTTAGTCTGTCCGCAGGCACTGCTCGTAAGCAGAGCCAGCAGCAATATATGATTTACAATAGTTCTCATAATTTTATCTGCACAGCTGAAACATAACATATCCATTAATTGCAATTACATGTTATAGTGTTTCTTTGATAAATCTTCTTTGGAACTAAGCCGTATAACTCTATCAATTAACATGAACAGGCCTATAGCGAAGACGACCGTACCCAACAGGCTAATAATTCCTCCTATCGTATAATAAGTGATCATATTTTCTGAGGTCATAGCCCGCGACTCTGCATAATAGGGAAGATAAGTAAATAAACAACTCATAATAAACCCTATTCCGGCTCCTACAAATAGAAAAATGGAATCTAAATTTCTTCTTCGTATCAAATAATATGCAGTTGCAGTAAATACCAGTAATGGCGCAACTAAAGAAATTAAATTTTGAAATATTCTCAGAAGTTCCATAAGCTTTGGTTTAGTTATATTCAATAAAACATGTATAACATCAAATGCACCTAAGATCAAATGATCTTAAATAAATTTTGTTTTTACTGAAAGTAATTTAACCCATCCTCATACATAGGATTCCACCCCAAACCAACCAACGGAGATTTATTTGTAGTCAACAAAAAGATCGGATATCAAGATGATTCATCTAAGAAACAGTAAATATACATATCAGGATACTCTATTTTCGATTCAAAAATTAAGTGAGGTTTCCGCATCCCGATAAAAGCAAATTTTTATAAGCTCAAGTGAGCTCCAAGTTTTATAAATTCAGTGTCCGAAGGTTTGAGCTTTAAATTTAAGGCGTGCCGCATCCGTGAGCTCAGCAACGATTTGCATCTTCAACTCCTGTAACACGCTTCCGTTAAACTGATTTAACCATGACGTTGCCCGGTCTGCTATTTCTTTAAGCTCGTCTGTACCCAGACTGTCTTCCAGGTTTAATTCAATCGTAATTTCTCCAATACCGGGCAAACTCGTAATACCGTAAGTTTGTCTTCAACTCGATTAAAATCTTTGAATTCGTTCATTGATATAGGATGATCACTTATCTTTTATAAGCAAGCTTTGGCTAAAAATCTTAAACGTAAAGCAATACGGTTTATTTATATCACAATGTTGTGATATTTACTAATTTTGGGTATTAAACTAATATATGAGGATGTTTTATTGGTTTTGCGGTGTAACAATTGGGGGGCTTTTTACCTTTTTAGGATTAAAAATATTTAATAATAAACCGATAGAAAGCGACAAACTGCCGAGCGAATTTGAGCGTTATCAATCATTTGATAGCGTAAAAATTGTCAGATCCGCAAAATTGTCAATGGCGCTGTTTTTGGAGAGCACGGAAGACATACAATATTTTTTTACCCCGGAAAATAAAATGATCACCTATTCAGTTCAAAACAAAACAGACAATCGATTTACGAAGGTCGATAAGGCCGGAGAGATCACCGATTACTTAATTATCCATAGCAAACCTCATGATATCGTATTTGTGAACGGGTTTATCATAGATAAAAAAAAACGCAATTATTACACATGGAGTTTTAATGGCAATAAGCAAGCCTATCCAATCACCATGCAAAATGATCGGTTGGATTGGGATGTGAATAAGCAGCAGGAACAAATCTCAAATATCGTAAATGCTTCTCCCTGGGTTTTGGTAGACTATGACTATATAAGCCCGGAGCCCAACAAGCCGGTTGGCGACGAAATACCAACTACACAAGCCATGAATACTTACGCAATGCTGACCTATTTCATAAATGGTGATTGTTTTAAATTTATCACAACGCTTGATGTAACGGACAGGTTTCCGTATATCTACACAGAAAAACTACTGTTGAACAATCCTTTTAAGCACCATAATTCAAAAGTACCGGGAGGTAAAGAAATCACTCTACGTCCTCATGTAAAATACCGTTATTATCAAAAGCTTAAGTTGGAAAAAGTTCGCTTTTCGGGTGGCGGCGGTAATGCACCGGGGTTTGACGTGATGCTCTACCATGGCAATCTCTTTACTGATGTATTGTATAAAAATGATACATTAAAATTAAAGGAATTTATGTATGAGTTTAACGATCGGAGTGTTTCCGATATAAAAATAAATGGCAAAAGTATCGGCACGCTTACCAAAAATAAAGCGCAGCCCCCGGCTATAATTGATGGCTATATGTATTACACGAACGAAAATATTGCATATGCTTTGTTCACTAATAATGACAAAAAGCTTTATATAATTAAACGGCGTAAAGACAACAGCATATCAGCAAAATGAGCGTTAGAGCACTGAACCATCTTTTGACTTGAGACGCCAGTTTTAAATTCGGTGATCATTTCGACTTTCTTATGTCCCACGCTTGTAATTCTTCATACTTAAAGTGCCCGGATGAGCAGGGTCAGCGGTGTTTCTGATATGTAAGTTGATGTGATTGATCTGGAGTGGTGCGGTGAGCTTTTAAATCAAATAAAGCCAAAAATGCACCCTACGGTCAAGCCTACTGTTTTACAAATAGCCATCCGGCTGTGAGCGTAATAGATATTAGCACCCTTTAAAGTAATGGTGTAACCAATTAGATAACTACTCTAACAGGTCTTTCATAGCCATAATCTCGTTATTAAGCTTGTACACCAGGCAACCTGAAATAGAATCTGCTTCCTTCACCAAGCGCACTCTTCAATCCGATCTTACCTTGTTGCACTTCAATGAAGTTTTTAGAGATCGCTAAGCCGAGGCCCGACCCCGATTTATTTTGCCCATCGGTTGGAACTTGAAAGTAACGGTCGAATAATCGTTTTTGAAATTGCTCATCTATACCTTTACCAAAGTCGGTTACCGCAAATTCCACTTCCGGGCCGATCTTGTGAACGTCGATCAATACCTTAGATTTTTCCGGGCTATACCTAAGCGCGTTTGATAGGAAATTAACCAGCACCCAAGCTGTTTTCTCCACATCTACTTGAACCTTGGGCAAGCTCTTGTCAGCATCCACAACCAATTCAACCTGTTTTTGCTCGGCTTGGAACTTGACAGCGTCCAATGCATAATTGACGATCTGCAATGGATCAGCTGGCATGAAATTCAATATAATATTACCGGTCTCTACCTGCGAAAGATCCAAAAGTTCGCTGGTGATCTTTAACAATCGTTCGCTATCATCTTTAATGTGTTGCAGTAATTGTTGCTGCTCAGCGTTGAGGCTACCTATGCGCTCATCCAGCATAAGTTTTAAACTCATTTTAATGGATGATATAGGCGTTTTTAGCTCGTGGGATATCGTCGCTATAAAATTTGTCTTGGCTTCGTCTAGCTCTTTAAATTCGGTAACGTTGCGCAGTATATAAACTTTCCCGGCCGGCCGAACCGCATACTTGACACCTTCAGCATTGTTGCCGGACAGATTAGGCACAGTTACTTCATGGGTCTCCAATACAAAATGCGATTCTTTACCGTTTACAACGATCTTCAAGGGTTTATTGGCCGTCTGTTCGTTGACGATCATAGTCAGCAGGTCGTTATGCATGCTGATTTCGCTAATCTTTTTTCCCTCTGGCATTTTCTCTTCAAGGTTCAATATCTCCTTTGCCGCAGGGTTAATAAACAGTATTTCTCCTTTTTCCTCTACGCCAATGATCGCATCGCGCATTTTTCTGATGATAGCTTCGATCCTTCGTTTGTCAGAAAGTACAGTTGCAAGATTACTGTTTTCCCAATCTTTTAAACGACTGGCCATGCTGTTGAAGGCACGTGCCACATCAGCGAATTCATCATTGTGGGGAAGATCCAGCCGGGCCGAATAATTTTGGCGGCTGATCTCGGCAATACCATTCTGAAGTTTTCGCAGGGGCCCTGATATAAATCCTGGAAAGTTGACGCTGAAGCTGAAAAGCACGAGGAACGTAAAAGTACCGGCAAAAGCCAGCAAAACCGTTGTATTTTCGACAGATTTTTGCGCTGCATCATTTTTACGGACAATAGCCTGCATGTTTACTACTTCGATCTGGAGCAAGGCGGCGCGTATGCGGCGTTGTTCAGCCATCAGTACGCTTTCAGGTGCTGATGGTGTGTTAAGCGCATTAAATGCAGCAGCCAACTCATTTACGGCAGCCCGTTCACCGGGCTCAGTGATATTACGCTTTTCTTTGTCCTGGTAAATATTGAAGCGCTTGATGTCATCTTTGTCAAGACGCAGGGGGTTCTGATCCAGTACTTTTCGCATTTCGCGCACATAGTTCAGCGTTTCATAGTTATCTTTCAGGATAACCCGTGAACTTTTGGCAATCTCATTGATGTAAAACATCGATAAAGTGCCGAAAAAAAGTACTACGGCGAACAGGAAGCCGAAGCCGAGACGCAATTTGGCTTTTATTTTCATGATAGTATAACTAAGTCAGTTTCTTTAGCTGCGATATTATTAAGTAACTCATTAAATACAGCTGTCCGCAAGATTACCTGGAATAAGCTGAGGTGCGGTTTGCCGATACAAATGGTAGTGATCTCACGCTCATCTGCCACTTTCATGATGGTTTTGGTGATCTGGTCGCTTTTGATCTTGATGAGTTCCGCGCCTAACTCGGTAGCCAGCTTGAAGTTATTGATAAGATGACGTTGTTTGTCCGGTTTAATTCGATCCATGCTTTCGCTGCTACTCTGCACATAAAGCACGATCCAGGGTGAGCGGTAATACGACGCCAGCCTGGCCGTTTTACGGATGACGACCTTAGCCGTTTCATGATTGGAAGAGATACAGGCCAGGAACTTCTCCGGTCTTAACTTGATCTGTTTAGGCACTTCTATGTCTATCTTCCGCTCCAGGTGGTGAGCTACTTCTTTCAGCGCCAATTCCCGCAATTGCAGAATCTTATCGCTCTGAAAAAAGTTCTGCAGTGCCCGTTCGATCTTTGCCTTGTCATAGATCTTGCCCTGCCTCAAGCGCTCGATCAGTTCATCTGCCGTAAGGTCGATATTGACGATCTCGTCAGCGATCTGCAGTATATTATCCGGAATGCGTTCAGTAATGGTGATTCCCGTGATCTCTTCTACCTCTTCATTCAAACTTTCCAGGTGTTGGATATTCACAGCCGTAATCACGCTGATGCTGGCTTCCAGGATGTCCATAACGTCCTGCCAGCGTTTACTATTTTTACTGCCTTCGATGTTGGTATGTGCCAACTCGTCTACAACAACCACTTCCGGGTGCCGGTTAAGCACCGCCTGCAAGTCCATTTCTTCCAGGTCTTTACCCTTATAGAAAACGTGCCGCCGCGGTATCACAGGTAAACCGTCAAGCAAGGCATGGGTTTCTGCACGCAGGTGCGTTTCAATGTATCCAATTTGGATATCAATGCCGTTTTTCAGCAGGGAATGCGCCTCCTGTAGCATCCGGTAAGATTTCCCTACACCGGCACTCATCCCAATGTAGACTTTTAACTTACCCCGTCTGGACTTTTTGACCAGTTCAAGAAAATCTTTTATCGAGCCGTTTTTACTATCACTGATCATATCTTATTTGGTTAAAATGACCGCCAGGTCCAGGCCAGGCGGTCGGGTTGTTGACAAGGCTTAGGTCAACAAAACTAAAACTAAATCCTTAAATCATTAAAATGCAACCACGAAGCTGGCCGTGATCAACGGGTTGTTATTGACCGCCGTATTGTTGCGGATAAATATTTTGTCTTTGCTGTCGTAAACCTTACCTTCCAAACGGATCACCGCATTGGTGATCGGTGAATAATCCAGGTTCAGCGAGTATCCCTTGGTACTGAAACCATTGGTAGTACCGGTGGCTATGATCATCCCGTTCTTGTCCTGATAGTATTCGAAGCGCCCGGCCATGGCCCAATTATCGGCCAGTTGGTAACGTACAATGGCTACCGGAGATATTATATGGTTGGTCTCGTCGCTGCCCTTGGCTTTTTGCTGGGTACCGTAATCAAAGCCCGCGGTTAGCCCCAGCTTATTAGTCAACTGAAAAACACCATAAAAGTTATGGTAAAATCGGCGGACGCGTACCGAGTCAGCACCTTCAGTTCCCAGGTAATTACTGTAATTCAGCGTGATCTTATCTGTTGCTTTGTAATAAACCTGCACACCACCCGCCGGACGGCTATTGCCATCCTGGCGGTTAATGCGTTGCCAGCCATTTAAGTAAAGACCGGCAAGGGTCAGTTTCCCATCATTGGTAGTGTAGGTCAGCTTCGCACCCGATTCATAATAAGGCGTATTTTCTGATGAGATATTTCTGGTTAATACCCAGCAGTCTTTCGAAATGGCGCTCTCAAAACCTATATGCGATGAGAAGATACCCGCATCCAGCCACAAGTTGGCCGTTTTTGAAACTTTGATGCCGGCATTGGCCTCATAAATATTCTTTAAAACACCTTGTTCAGCGGCCAGGTTAGCATTGGCATACGTGCCCGCCATCAACGCAAGGTTTGCACGGATGCTGCCATTGTCATAGTTGGCTTTTATAAAAGCCAGGTTGGCACTTACTTCGTTGTGGCGATTATGTGAATAAATAAAGCCCGGGCGCGTGTTGTTCGACGGTTTATTAAAATCGTAACCATAATACAGTTCAGCATAGCCGCTGATGTTTAGATTGCTTGACTTCTTTACCGTGTCTTGCGCAAGGGCAGATAAGGTGCAGCCCAATACAGCTGCACCAATTAAAAATTTTTTCATTTTACAAGTAGTATAGAGATATGTCGGACGCTTATTTATTCAGCTCGTCCAGCGCTATATTTAATTTCAACACATTGATTGTTGACGGACCCAA
This Mucilaginibacter defluvii DNA region includes the following protein-coding sequences:
- a CDS encoding DUF6985 domain-containing protein encodes the protein MNGWELEKPNEDILFGKKKRIKEYAQQNPLAGTDKKGDVLLIIRKYHPSLNCSPDDPLYRSDTYRMCLAYYDAMSYSYFELPSGLHYTGVEARIDKNTGKAIITIHADGISRTTNVTELYQKLSNTTPMDEDAKMAAFISLDNTVNTVKRAAIEVTEVQSEILGTLLQDEQFDDWWISAPTAIPYLDGQALIFTYTDFNPAEDKAFITEADETIRNFLSLTAIDRLAASAHVYKNCMEFLDAIGYNEEEDALWKIKDPQQIWRQVRYNQCYVSREPYEDQQVYLRLSCECNWEQEHGLQLVFNKQGKLVRVSAEDGDILGYEGDGMIS
- a CDS encoding HAMP domain-containing sensor histidine kinase, translated to MKIKAKLRLGFGFLFAVVLFFGTLSMFYINEIAKSSRVILKDNYETLNYVREMRKVLDQNPLRLDKDDIKRFNIYQDKEKRNITEPGERAAVNELAAAFNALNTPSAPESVLMAEQRRIRAALLQIEVVNMQAIVRKNDAAQKSVENTTVLLAFAGTFTFLVLFSFSVNFPGFISGPLRKLQNGIAEISRQNYSARLDLPHNDEFADVARAFNSMASRLKDWENSNLATVLSDKRRIEAIIRKMRDAIIGVEEKGEILFINPAAKEILNLEEKMPEGKKISEISMHNDLLTMIVNEQTANKPLKIVVNGKESHFVLETHEVTVPNLSGNNAEGVKYAVRPAGKVYILRNVTEFKELDEAKTNFIATISHELKTPISSIKMSLKLMLDERIGSLNAEQQQLLQHIKDDSERLLKITSELLDLSQVETGNIILNFMPADPLQIVNYALDAVKFQAEQKQVELVVDADKSLPKVQVDVEKTAWVLVNFLSNALRYSPEKSKVLIDVHKIGPEVEFAVTDFGKGIDEQFQKRLFDRYFQVPTDGQNKSGSGLGLAISKNFIEVQQGKIGLKSALGEGSRFYFRLPGVQA
- a CDS encoding sensor protein KdpD — protein: MISDSKNGSIKDFLELVKKSRRGKLKVYIGMSAGVGKSYRMLQEAHSLLKNGIDIQIGYIETHLRAETHALLDGLPVIPRRHVFYKGKDLEEMDLQAVLNRHPEVVVVDELAHTNIEGSKNSKRWQDVMDILEASISVITAVNIQHLESLNEEVEEITGITITERIPDNILQIADEIVNIDLTADELIERLRQGKIYDKAKIERALQNFFQSDKILQLRELALKEVAHHLERKIDIEVPKQIKLRPEKFLACISSNHETAKVVIRKTARLASYYRSPWIVLYVQSSSESMDRIKPDKQRHLINNFKLATELGAELIKIKSDQITKTIMKVADEREITTICIGKPHLSLFQVILRTAVFNELLNNIAAKETDLVILS
- a CDS encoding porin: MKKFLIGAAVLGCTLSALAQDTVKKSSNLNISGYAELYYGYDFNKPSNNTRPGFIYSHNRHNEVSANLAFIKANYDNGSIRANLALMAGTYANANLAAEQGVLKNIYEANAGIKVSKTANLWLDAGIFSSHIGFESAISKDCWVLTRNISSENTPYYESGAKLTYTTNDGKLTLAGLYLNGWQRINRQDGNSRPAGGVQVYYKATDKITLNYSNYLGTEGADSVRVRRFYHNFYGVFQLTNKLGLTAGFDYGTQQKAKGSDETNHIISPVAIVRYQLADNWAMAGRFEYYQDKNGMIIATGTTNGFSTKGYSLNLDYSPITNAVIRLEGKVYDSKDKIFIRNNTAVNNNPLITASFVVAF